A single window of Rhodococcus jostii RHA1 DNA harbors:
- the tsaD gene encoding tRNA (adenosine(37)-N6)-threonylcarbamoyltransferase complex transferase subunit TsaD, with the protein MIVMGIESSCDETGVGIVRWNGDGTCELLADEVASSVEEHARYGGVVPEVASRAHLEAIVPTMRRALAVAGIAKPDALAVTIGPGLAGALLVGVAAAKAYAAAWDVPFYAVNHLGGHVSVDTLEHGPMPPCVALLVSGGHTHLLHVEDLAKPIVELGTTVDDAAGEAFDKVARLLGLGFPGGPALDAAAQDGDRNAIPFPRGMTGPRDARHDFSFSGLKTAVARYVESKERAGEVCSVPDIAASFQEAVADVLTMKAVRAARDVGVDTLVLGGGATANSRIRALAEERCADAGLTLRVPKPRLCTDNGVMIASLGAHLIAGGAAPSLLTVASDPGLSVATSQVFS; encoded by the coding sequence ATGATCGTCATGGGGATCGAAAGCTCTTGTGACGAGACCGGAGTCGGCATCGTCCGGTGGAACGGTGACGGAACGTGCGAACTCCTCGCGGACGAGGTCGCATCCAGCGTCGAAGAGCATGCACGGTACGGCGGGGTGGTGCCGGAGGTCGCGTCCCGTGCGCACCTCGAGGCGATCGTCCCGACGATGCGGCGGGCCCTCGCCGTCGCCGGGATCGCCAAGCCGGACGCTCTCGCCGTCACCATCGGACCCGGTCTGGCCGGCGCCCTGCTCGTCGGTGTGGCGGCCGCGAAGGCCTATGCGGCGGCGTGGGACGTCCCGTTCTACGCGGTGAACCACCTCGGCGGTCACGTCTCGGTCGACACGCTCGAACACGGACCGATGCCGCCGTGCGTGGCGCTGCTCGTGTCCGGTGGGCACACCCACCTCCTGCACGTCGAGGATCTTGCGAAGCCCATCGTCGAACTCGGCACCACCGTGGACGACGCCGCCGGCGAAGCCTTCGACAAGGTGGCCCGCCTCCTCGGCCTCGGATTCCCCGGTGGCCCCGCTCTCGACGCCGCGGCGCAGGACGGGGACCGCAACGCCATTCCCTTCCCGCGCGGTATGACCGGGCCCCGGGACGCCCGGCACGACTTCTCGTTCTCCGGGCTGAAAACGGCTGTGGCACGGTACGTGGAGTCCAAGGAGCGGGCAGGGGAGGTGTGCTCGGTGCCGGATATCGCCGCGAGCTTCCAGGAGGCCGTGGCGGACGTGCTGACGATGAAAGCGGTGCGCGCAGCCCGCGACGTCGGTGTGGACACACTGGTTCTCGGTGGCGGTGCCACGGCCAACTCCCGTATCCGCGCACTCGCCGAGGAACGTTGCGCCGACGCCGGACTGACCCTGCGGGTACCGAAACCGCGCCTGTGCACCGACAACGGAGTGATGATCGCCTCGCTCGGCGCGCATCTGATCGCCGGCGGCGCCGCGCCGTCCCTGCTGACCGTGGCCAGCGACCCCGGACTGTCGGTGGCGACCAGTCAGGTGTTCAGCTGA
- the tsaB gene encoding tRNA (adenosine(37)-N6)-threonylcarbamoyltransferase complex dimerization subunit type 1 TsaB has product MLVLAIDTSTPAVTAGVVRVSADSASVEAVDTLAVRVTVNPRAHAEVLTPHILECLTESGHVAADLDAVVVGAGPGPFTGLRVGMATAAAFADALGIPAHGVCSLDAIAAQVDGDRNLLVVTDARRREVYWARYSAGVRVEGPAVVKPRELEPMPSEVVAGSPSHVDFFDLPVEPVETPSPAGLVAVAAGALFSDAAPAALVPLYLRRPDAVELADRKK; this is encoded by the coding sequence GTGCTTGTTCTCGCCATCGACACGTCCACGCCTGCCGTGACCGCCGGAGTCGTCCGGGTTTCGGCCGATTCCGCATCGGTGGAGGCGGTGGACACCCTCGCGGTGCGCGTGACGGTCAATCCGCGCGCCCACGCGGAAGTGCTCACCCCGCATATCCTGGAATGCCTCACCGAGTCGGGGCACGTCGCCGCGGACCTCGACGCGGTGGTGGTCGGCGCCGGACCCGGGCCGTTCACCGGATTGCGCGTGGGGATGGCCACCGCCGCCGCGTTCGCCGACGCCCTCGGCATTCCGGCCCACGGCGTGTGCAGCCTCGACGCCATCGCCGCACAGGTGGACGGTGACCGGAATCTGCTCGTCGTCACGGATGCACGGCGGCGTGAGGTGTACTGGGCGCGCTATTCGGCAGGGGTGAGGGTGGAAGGTCCCGCGGTGGTGAAGCCGCGCGAACTCGAGCCGATGCCGTCCGAGGTGGTGGCGGGATCGCCGTCACACGTCGACTTCTTCGATCTGCCGGTCGAGCCCGTGGAAACACCGTCGCCCGCAGGACTGGTCGCGGTGGCCGCGGGGGCCCTGTTCAGTGATGCTGCCCCGGCGGCGCTCGTACCGCTCTACCTGCGGCGCCCGGACGCGGTCGAATTGGCGGACCGGAAGAAATGA
- a CDS encoding potassium channel family protein, whose product MRRASDFRNLTRRERRRLVLRALLRPLVTVLLCLVVYFALPWTSFGDMSGVFFLAGGLLVVAAVAVWQIRRIVQSDIPALQAIEAVALILPIYLLGFAAGYCLMSESDPGFFSEPLTRMGALYFSLTVFSTVGFGDIAATTDPSRAVVSVQIIGNLILLGVGIRAVVAAVGWARRRRV is encoded by the coding sequence ATGCGACGCGCCAGCGATTTTCGTAACCTCACGAGACGCGAGCGCAGACGGCTTGTGCTGCGTGCACTTCTGCGCCCGCTGGTCACGGTCCTCCTGTGCCTGGTGGTCTACTTCGCCCTGCCGTGGACCTCGTTCGGGGACATGTCGGGCGTGTTCTTCCTGGCCGGCGGTTTGCTCGTGGTCGCGGCGGTCGCGGTCTGGCAGATCCGCCGGATCGTCCAGTCCGACATACCGGCGCTCCAGGCGATCGAAGCAGTGGCCCTGATCCTGCCGATCTACCTGCTCGGGTTCGCGGCCGGCTACTGCCTGATGTCCGAAAGTGATCCGGGTTTCTTCTCCGAACCCCTCACCCGCATGGGTGCGCTGTACTTCTCGCTCACCGTCTTCTCGACCGTCGGGTTCGGCGACATCGCCGCGACGACCGATCCGTCACGAGCCGTCGTGAGTGTGCAGATCATCGGCAACCTGATCCTTCTCGGCGTCGGCATCCGCGCGGTCGTCGCGGCCGTCGGCTGGGCCCGCAGGCGCCGGGTCTAG
- the tsaE gene encoding tRNA (adenosine(37)-N6)-threonylcarbamoyltransferase complex ATPase subunit type 1 TsaE, whose translation MSAEEGVLPVSGTVVLPTAEDTEQFGRDLARGLVAGDLVVLDGPLGAGKTALTKGIGAGLGVQGRVTSPTFVIAREHRAGTRPDGGTPVGMVHVDAYRLGGSGPHALDELDALDLDTDLAAAVVVVEWGEGIAEQLADRHLRVRLRREPETDVRTAHWEWIS comes from the coding sequence ATGTCGGCTGAAGAAGGAGTGTTGCCCGTGAGCGGGACCGTGGTGTTGCCGACGGCGGAGGACACCGAGCAGTTCGGCCGAGATCTGGCCCGGGGCCTCGTCGCCGGGGATCTCGTGGTCCTCGACGGACCCCTCGGTGCGGGGAAGACCGCACTGACGAAGGGGATCGGAGCCGGGCTCGGCGTGCAGGGGCGGGTGACTTCGCCCACATTCGTGATCGCGCGGGAGCACCGGGCGGGCACGCGGCCCGACGGGGGCACCCCGGTCGGGATGGTGCACGTGGACGCGTACCGACTGGGCGGAAGCGGCCCGCATGCGCTGGACGAACTCGACGCGCTCGACCTCGACACCGACCTGGCTGCAGCGGTTGTCGTCGTCGAATGGGGCGAGGGCATCGCGGAGCAGCTTGCCGATCGTCATCTGCGGGTACGCCTGCGCCGCGAGCCGGAGACGGACGTCCGCACCGCCCACTGGGAGTGGATTTCCTGA
- a CDS encoding TIGR03767 family metallophosphoesterase encodes MSDINRRKFLTFAGLGAIGAVGFGARPWGLQYAGAAPLPTSEAGTTLEAVAVPLGSSGYRRLGAGPGWPTIVRTELAEARSGREDRRTALASLVQLTDVHLVDAQSPMRFEYVHPFTGSAFRPHETLTAQGLVALVARVNALASGPHTQRPFDAVVSTGDNTDNKEFAELGWFLTALNGGTIVPNTGAPDRYEGVQNSGADLYWNPESSIQDMYKKAGFPEIPGLLGAAIAPVTSPGLRTPWYCVFGNHDDSVEGTVPSGIPPLEAMYTGSLKFEVPGSPEQAKAVDIATRFDPGAIPAALSAFTTPPRVVTPDPSRAPFTPRQFIAAHLDPANTGPGPVGHGFAPDAGETGIGYYSFEIAPGVVGISMDSTNRAGFVDGSLGAEQFRWIEDTLVAGSSRYFDTAGNPVTQARSDTWFVLFSHHTSGSMDNVVPDPFAPAEPRIRGSRLVDLLHRFPNVLAWVNGHTHENRITPWPGSTPEQSFWEINTASHIDFPQHGRIIEVVDNVDGTVSLLTTLFEADSPYAVDHTDLSPLGLASLYRELSFNDIHADPDLLGGTPDRNVELMLASGR; translated from the coding sequence GTGTCTGACATCAATCGGCGTAAATTCCTGACATTTGCCGGACTCGGGGCGATCGGGGCAGTGGGATTCGGAGCACGCCCGTGGGGGTTGCAGTACGCGGGCGCGGCGCCTCTTCCCACGTCCGAGGCCGGCACCACCCTCGAAGCGGTGGCCGTCCCCCTCGGCAGCTCCGGCTACCGCAGGCTCGGCGCGGGACCGGGGTGGCCGACGATCGTCCGCACCGAACTCGCCGAGGCGCGCAGCGGGCGCGAGGACCGGCGCACCGCCCTCGCCTCCCTCGTCCAGCTCACGGACGTCCACCTGGTCGACGCCCAGTCCCCGATGCGGTTCGAATACGTCCACCCCTTCACCGGTTCCGCGTTCCGCCCGCACGAGACACTCACCGCACAGGGCCTCGTCGCGCTGGTCGCGCGCGTCAACGCGCTCGCGTCCGGCCCGCACACCCAGCGCCCCTTCGACGCGGTCGTGAGTACCGGCGACAACACCGACAACAAGGAGTTCGCCGAACTCGGCTGGTTCCTCACCGCACTCAACGGCGGCACCATCGTCCCCAACACGGGCGCACCCGACCGCTACGAAGGCGTGCAGAACTCGGGTGCGGATCTGTACTGGAACCCGGAGTCCTCCATCCAGGACATGTACAAGAAAGCCGGGTTCCCCGAGATACCGGGTCTGCTCGGCGCGGCGATCGCTCCAGTCACGAGCCCCGGCCTGCGCACGCCCTGGTACTGCGTCTTCGGCAATCACGACGACTCGGTGGAAGGCACAGTCCCGAGCGGTATCCCACCGCTCGAAGCCATGTACACCGGTTCGCTGAAATTCGAGGTCCCCGGCTCGCCGGAGCAGGCGAAGGCAGTCGACATCGCAACCAGGTTCGACCCCGGCGCCATTCCCGCCGCCCTGTCCGCATTCACGACACCGCCGCGGGTCGTCACACCCGACCCTTCACGCGCCCCGTTCACGCCCCGCCAGTTCATCGCCGCCCACCTCGACCCGGCCAACACCGGTCCCGGACCGGTCGGCCACGGTTTCGCACCGGACGCCGGTGAGACCGGGATCGGCTACTACTCGTTCGAGATCGCACCCGGCGTGGTCGGCATCAGCATGGATTCCACCAACCGGGCGGGGTTCGTCGACGGCTCGCTCGGTGCGGAGCAGTTCCGATGGATCGAGGACACTCTGGTGGCCGGTAGCAGCCGGTACTTCGACACGGCCGGCAATCCGGTGACGCAGGCACGCAGCGACACCTGGTTCGTCCTGTTCAGCCATCACACCAGCGGCAGCATGGACAACGTCGTCCCCGATCCCTTCGCCCCGGCGGAACCCCGGATCCGTGGTTCGCGACTGGTGGATCTGCTGCACCGATTCCCGAACGTCCTCGCCTGGGTCAACGGACACACCCACGAGAACCGGATCACCCCGTGGCCCGGATCGACTCCGGAGCAGTCGTTCTGGGAGATCAACACGGCCTCGCACATCGACTTCCCCCAGCACGGGCGGATCATCGAGGTGGTCGACAACGTCGACGGAACCGTGTCTCTGCTCACGACGCTGTTCGAGGCCGACAGTCCCTACGCCGTCGACCACACCGATCTCTCACCGCTCGGGTTGGCGTCGCTGTACCGGGAGTTGTCGTTCAACGACATTCACGCCGACCCCGACCTGCTCGGCGGGACACCCGACAGGAACGTCGAACTGATGCTGGCGTCGGGTCGCTAG
- the rimI gene encoding ribosomal protein S18-alanine N-acetyltransferase produces the protein MTFRIEPMAAADAERCAELETLLFAGDGPWSAGAFRAELAAPHVHYTVARDDTGHVVGYAGIALLGDGSHPESEIHTIGTDPACQRRGIGGALLDELLRVADTRGGPVFLEVRTDNDAAIALYRREGFEIVGTRKKYYQPSGADAFTMRRPGSGEEPVQ, from the coding sequence ATGACTTTCCGCATCGAACCGATGGCGGCCGCCGACGCCGAACGGTGCGCGGAGCTCGAGACACTCCTCTTCGCCGGTGACGGACCCTGGAGTGCAGGCGCATTCAGGGCGGAACTGGCCGCCCCGCACGTGCACTACACCGTGGCGCGGGACGACACCGGCCACGTCGTCGGGTACGCCGGAATCGCCCTGCTGGGTGACGGTTCGCATCCTGAATCCGAGATCCACACGATCGGAACGGATCCGGCGTGTCAGCGGCGGGGGATCGGCGGGGCTCTCCTCGACGAACTCCTCCGAGTGGCCGACACCCGGGGTGGCCCGGTGTTCCTCGAAGTGCGCACCGACAACGACGCGGCGATCGCCCTCTACCGACGTGAAGGATTCGAGATCGTGGGAACCCGTAAGAAGTACTACCAACCGAGCGGTGCGGACGCCTTCACGATGCGTCGCCCCGGATCGGGTGAGGAGCCGGTGCAATGA
- a CDS encoding sigma-70 family RNA polymerase sigma factor — protein sequence MDVHATVVLDEARRLPVTNPEGNTPAEDVCSADAAGAHRARTTESTESTELHDTMARVANGDADAFAELYDRTSARVHGMVLRVLRDPGYAEETTQEVFLQAWRTASNFDPARGSVLSWLMTLAHRRAVDRVRSEQAGTDREALYETTNIAGPFDHVTEEVTRRLEHQSVLACLDSLTDTQRESVAMAYYDGRTYREVASQLGVALSTVKTRIRDGLTRLRGCLGGL from the coding sequence GTGGATGTGCACGCTACCGTGGTTCTCGATGAAGCGAGACGACTTCCGGTGACGAACCCCGAGGGCAACACTCCAGCGGAAGACGTGTGCTCGGCGGATGCAGCCGGCGCACACAGGGCCCGAACCACCGAATCCACCGAATCCACCGAACTCCACGACACCATGGCCCGCGTCGCGAACGGGGACGCCGACGCGTTCGCCGAACTCTACGACCGGACGAGCGCCCGAGTACACGGCATGGTTCTGCGGGTCCTACGCGACCCCGGGTACGCGGAGGAGACGACGCAGGAGGTCTTCCTCCAGGCGTGGCGCACCGCATCGAACTTCGATCCGGCCCGCGGCTCCGTACTGTCCTGGCTGATGACGCTCGCGCACCGCCGGGCGGTCGACCGCGTGCGGTCGGAGCAGGCGGGCACCGACCGCGAGGCGCTCTACGAGACCACCAACATCGCCGGGCCGTTCGACCACGTCACCGAGGAGGTGACCCGCCGGCTCGAGCATCAATCGGTGCTCGCCTGCCTGGACTCGCTCACGGACACGCAACGTGAGTCCGTCGCGATGGCGTACTACGACGGCCGCACCTACCGAGAGGTCGCCTCCCAACTGGGGGTCGCCCTGTCCACGGTGAAGACGCGCATCCGTGACGGACTGACGCGACTTCGCGGGTGCCTGGGAGGTCTGTGA
- a CDS encoding WhiB family transcriptional regulator, with protein MPAPNHLPGPNADIWDWQMHGLCRGVDSSMFFHPDGERGRARAQRETRAKEMCRRCPVLAQCRNHALSVSEPYGIWGGMSETEREMHARHRRGRIAV; from the coding sequence ATGCCTGCACCCAACCACCTGCCCGGCCCGAACGCCGATATCTGGGATTGGCAGATGCACGGCCTGTGCCGCGGGGTCGACTCCTCGATGTTCTTCCATCCCGACGGAGAGCGTGGCCGGGCGCGCGCGCAGCGGGAGACCCGCGCCAAGGAAATGTGCCGACGCTGCCCGGTCCTCGCCCAGTGCCGCAATCACGCGCTGAGCGTGTCCGAGCCGTACGGGATCTGGGGCGGAATGTCCGAGACGGAACGCGAAATGCACGCCCGGCACAGACGCGGCCGGATAGCCGTCTGA
- a CDS encoding Hsp70 family protein gives MGMSLGMSTGASGVGSALVTTASNGSQNVEFRYLSADQAHTDLGDLVRSSISLMTTQVPADPTTPDAFAVAYRTAEQAHSIRSAVSRQRHRVHLVPETAATLTYLRHTGEVAQHATVAIVDFGESGLSVAVVDQVDGTVLHTDRTSRVSGTGIDDLVFHHVVGSLSTPHPLRHLDRDLLSARCRVAKEQLSSEPNAHVDIDLQGIRPIEISRTRFDEIAAPTVRVAVEFIRATVADSPRQPDALALVGGGANIPAITAAVTDAFAARVVVMPEPDTATAKGAALLAVSSAIRDYPATESNRPGSTAKVSGALVGALVVGGLVLGYGVKELAPAPDPNVSPAGTDMFQTTEQVTTTTTDEPPATRIPSYDPTPTSEFHPNQVAPPTSEPQTDRTSEQTPDSPSETTTPRTTTPVPTPTAPPRPTLPGTNPSQPSWPHIEWPAIPPLWPQVPGESTPNEPSPVAPAPDVPEAAPPPAETPAAPAEPSTPATPEGLFPMVPAPGTVAPNPDASQPSGAQPGAALTPPATQTVTIPVS, from the coding sequence ATGGGGATGTCCTTGGGGATGTCCACCGGTGCGTCCGGTGTGGGTTCCGCCCTCGTCACCACGGCCTCCAACGGTTCGCAGAACGTCGAGTTCCGTTACCTGTCCGCCGATCAGGCGCACACCGACCTCGGTGACCTGGTCCGCTCGTCGATCTCGCTGATGACCACCCAGGTCCCTGCCGACCCCACCACTCCCGACGCGTTCGCCGTCGCGTACCGCACGGCGGAACAGGCGCATTCGATCCGCAGCGCCGTCAGCAGGCAGCGGCACCGCGTGCATCTCGTGCCCGAGACCGCCGCAACGCTCACCTACCTACGGCACACCGGCGAGGTCGCCCAGCACGCCACAGTCGCGATCGTCGACTTCGGCGAGTCCGGACTGTCCGTCGCCGTCGTCGATCAGGTCGACGGCACCGTCCTGCACACCGACCGCACAAGCCGTGTGAGCGGCACCGGAATCGACGACCTCGTCTTCCACCACGTCGTCGGCAGCCTCTCCACCCCGCATCCCCTTCGGCACCTGGACCGCGACCTGCTCTCGGCGCGGTGCCGCGTCGCCAAGGAGCAGTTGTCCTCGGAGCCGAACGCACACGTCGACATCGACCTGCAGGGCATCCGCCCGATCGAGATCAGCCGCACCAGGTTCGACGAGATCGCCGCACCCACTGTCCGGGTCGCGGTGGAGTTCATCCGTGCCACCGTCGCCGACTCCCCACGTCAACCGGACGCCCTGGCCCTCGTCGGTGGTGGCGCGAACATTCCCGCGATCACCGCCGCCGTCACCGACGCGTTCGCTGCACGGGTCGTCGTGATGCCCGAACCCGACACGGCGACCGCGAAAGGTGCGGCGTTGCTCGCCGTCTCCTCCGCCATCCGCGACTACCCGGCCACCGAGTCGAACCGACCCGGTTCGACTGCCAAGGTGTCGGGGGCACTCGTCGGCGCCCTCGTGGTCGGAGGTCTCGTTCTCGGGTACGGCGTCAAGGAACTCGCGCCCGCGCCGGATCCCAATGTCTCCCCCGCGGGGACCGACATGTTCCAGACCACCGAGCAGGTCACGACCACGACAACGGACGAACCTCCCGCCACGCGGATTCCGTCGTACGATCCGACGCCGACGTCGGAGTTCCACCCGAATCAGGTTGCGCCGCCCACGTCCGAACCGCAGACGGACCGGACCTCCGAGCAGACGCCCGATTCGCCGAGCGAGACCACGACACCGCGCACCACCACCCCGGTGCCGACGCCCACGGCGCCGCCGCGTCCGACGCTGCCGGGAACGAACCCGTCGCAGCCCTCGTGGCCGCACATCGAGTGGCCCGCGATTCCGCCGCTGTGGCCGCAGGTTCCGGGGGAATCCACGCCGAACGAACCGAGCCCCGTCGCGCCCGCACCCGACGTTCCCGAGGCGGCACCGCCGCCTGCGGAGACGCCCGCCGCTCCCGCGGAACCCAGTACACCCGCGACACCCGAGGGGCTCTTCCCGATGGTCCCGGCGCCGGGCACGGTCGCTCCGAATCCCGATGCGTCGCAACCGAGTGGTGCTCAGCCCGGTGCGGCGCTCACTCCCCCGGCCACGCAGACCGTCACGATTCCGGTCAGCTGA
- the groES gene encoding co-chaperone GroES produces MASVNIKPLEDKILVQANEAETTTASGLVIPDTAKEKPQEGTVVAVGEGRVNEQGNRIPVDVKEGDTVIYSKYGGTEIKYAGQEYLILSARDVLAVVSK; encoded by the coding sequence GTGGCGAGCGTCAACATCAAGCCGCTCGAGGACAAGATCCTCGTCCAGGCCAACGAGGCTGAGACGACGACTGCCTCCGGCCTGGTCATTCCCGACACGGCCAAGGAGAAGCCCCAGGAGGGCACCGTCGTCGCAGTCGGCGAAGGCCGCGTCAACGAGCAGGGCAACCGCATCCCGGTCGACGTCAAGGAGGGTGACACGGTCATCTACTCCAAGTACGGCGGAACCGAGATCAAGTACGCCGGCCAGGAGTACCTGATCCTGTCGGCACGCGACGTGCTGGCTGTCGTCTCCAAGTAA
- a CDS encoding anti-sigma factor produces the protein MNDELVGMAYPYALDVLDDSERRELDIDLAVTDEDTRSTFTDEVRRIREAFAVVSAVGAVEPPPRVRTRVLDEVRKSASGPTSLTERRSRRRRWRVAVAAAAAVGVLAGGTVIVRHLTEGQAPTVAEQVLDASDVHSSTSAIAAGGSATANYSKSQDAVVFVLDGVAPPSADTVYQLWLMPASGAAPVPAGTLSPGEVQPTTTIVLDDVGSMSNLAVTVEPPGGSPQPTSQPFAVLQLS, from the coding sequence ATGAACGACGAACTCGTGGGCATGGCCTACCCGTACGCACTCGATGTGCTCGACGACAGTGAGCGCCGCGAACTCGACATCGATCTCGCCGTCACGGACGAGGACACCCGCTCCACGTTCACCGACGAGGTCCGGCGGATCCGCGAAGCGTTCGCGGTGGTGAGCGCGGTGGGAGCCGTCGAACCCCCGCCCCGGGTGCGGACACGAGTCCTCGACGAGGTCAGGAAATCCGCGTCCGGGCCGACATCGCTCACCGAACGCCGCTCCCGCAGGCGCCGCTGGCGGGTCGCCGTCGCCGCCGCTGCGGCCGTCGGGGTGCTCGCCGGCGGAACGGTGATCGTTCGGCATCTCACGGAAGGTCAGGCGCCGACCGTGGCGGAGCAGGTTCTCGACGCCTCCGACGTGCACTCGTCGACGAGTGCGATCGCGGCCGGTGGGTCCGCGACCGCCAACTACTCGAAGTCGCAGGACGCCGTGGTGTTCGTGCTGGACGGTGTCGCCCCGCCCAGCGCCGACACCGTGTACCAGCTGTGGCTGATGCCGGCGTCCGGGGCCGCGCCGGTGCCCGCCGGAACCCTCTCCCCCGGAGAAGTGCAGCCGACCACGACGATCGTCCTCGACGACGTGGGGTCGATGTCGAACCTGGCCGTCACCGTCGAACCGCCCGGAGGATCACCCCAGCCGACGTCACAACCGTTCGCGGTGCTGCAACTGAGCTGA
- the groL gene encoding chaperonin GroEL (60 kDa chaperone family; promotes refolding of misfolded polypeptides especially under stressful conditions; forms two stacked rings of heptamers to form a barrel-shaped 14mer; ends can be capped by GroES; misfolded proteins enter the barrel where they are refolded when GroES binds) has product MSKQIEFNEVARRSLERGVDKLADAVKVTLGPRGRHVVLAKAFGGPTVTNDGVSIAREIELEDPFENLGAQLVKSVATKTNDVAGDGTTTATVLAQAIVRGGLKNIAAGANPMALGIGINAAADKVVEALLAAAKPVEGKTSIAQVATVSSRDEEIGEMVGEALTRVGTDGVVTVEESSTLATELVITEGVQFDKGYLSPYFVTDLDAQKAVYEDALVLLYREKITSLPDFLPLLEKVAESGKPLLIIAEDVEGEVLSTLVVNSIRKTIKAVAVKAPFFGDRRKAFLDDLAVVTGGTVINSDVGLTLKDAGLDLLGSARRVVVSKDETTIVDGAGTDDDIKGRVAQLRREIENTDSDWDREKLEERLAKLAGGVAVIKVGAATETDLKERKFRVEDAVNAAKAAVAEGIVPGGGSALVQASTELADNLGLTGDEATGVKVVREALQAPLYWIASNAGLDGSVVTSKVAEQPKGHGFNAATLTYGDLLADGVVDPVKVTRSAVVNAASVARMILTTESAVVEKPAEENEQQTGHGHSH; this is encoded by the coding sequence ATGTCCAAGCAGATTGAGTTCAACGAGGTCGCACGCCGGTCTCTCGAGCGTGGAGTCGACAAGCTTGCCGACGCGGTCAAGGTGACCTTGGGTCCGCGTGGCCGCCACGTAGTACTGGCGAAGGCCTTCGGCGGCCCGACCGTCACCAACGACGGCGTCAGCATCGCCCGGGAAATCGAGCTCGAGGACCCGTTCGAGAACCTCGGCGCGCAGCTCGTCAAGAGCGTCGCCACCAAGACCAACGACGTTGCAGGCGACGGAACCACCACCGCGACCGTGCTGGCTCAGGCCATCGTGCGGGGCGGTCTGAAGAACATCGCCGCGGGTGCGAACCCGATGGCGCTCGGCATCGGCATCAACGCCGCGGCCGACAAGGTCGTCGAGGCACTCCTCGCCGCCGCGAAGCCGGTCGAGGGCAAGACGTCCATCGCCCAGGTCGCGACCGTGTCCTCGCGTGACGAGGAGATCGGCGAAATGGTCGGCGAGGCGCTCACCCGCGTCGGCACCGACGGCGTCGTGACGGTCGAGGAATCCTCGACCCTGGCGACCGAGCTCGTCATCACCGAGGGCGTCCAGTTCGACAAGGGCTACCTGTCGCCGTACTTCGTCACGGACCTCGATGCACAGAAGGCCGTGTACGAGGACGCTCTCGTGCTGCTGTACCGCGAGAAGATCACGTCTCTGCCCGACTTCCTGCCGCTGCTGGAGAAGGTTGCCGAGAGCGGCAAGCCCCTCCTCATCATCGCGGAGGACGTCGAGGGTGAGGTCCTCTCGACGCTCGTGGTCAACTCCATCCGGAAGACCATCAAGGCCGTCGCCGTCAAGGCGCCGTTCTTCGGTGACCGCCGGAAGGCGTTCCTCGACGACCTCGCCGTCGTCACCGGTGGCACGGTCATCAACTCCGACGTCGGCCTCACGCTGAAGGACGCCGGGCTGGACCTGCTCGGCAGCGCACGCCGCGTCGTGGTCAGCAAGGACGAGACCACGATCGTCGACGGCGCCGGAACAGACGACGACATCAAGGGTCGCGTCGCGCAGCTGCGCCGCGAAATCGAGAACACCGACTCCGACTGGGATCGCGAGAAGCTCGAAGAGCGTCTGGCGAAGCTGGCCGGTGGCGTCGCCGTCATCAAGGTCGGCGCGGCCACGGAGACGGACCTCAAGGAGCGCAAGTTCCGCGTCGAGGACGCCGTCAACGCCGCGAAGGCTGCTGTCGCCGAGGGCATCGTCCCCGGTGGCGGTTCCGCCCTCGTCCAGGCGAGCACCGAGCTGGCCGACAACCTCGGTCTGACCGGTGACGAGGCCACGGGCGTCAAGGTCGTGCGCGAAGCACTGCAGGCGCCGCTGTACTGGATCGCCAGCAATGCCGGTCTCGACGGTTCCGTCGTCACCAGCAAGGTTGCCGAGCAGCCCAAGGGCCACGGTTTCAACGCCGCGACCCTGACCTACGGCGACCTGCTCGCCGACGGTGTCGTCGACCCCGTGAAGGTCACCCGCTCCGCGGTCGTCAACGCGGCTTCGGTCGCGCGGATGATCCTCACCACGGAGAGCGCCGTAGTCGAGAAGCCTGCGGAAGAGAACGAGCAGCAGACCGGTCACGGGCACAGCCACTAG